One window from the genome of Bacillus mesophilus encodes:
- a CDS encoding NAD(P)/FAD-dependent oxidoreductase, with the protein MTEDQNVYDITIIGGGPSGLFTAFYGGMRQAKVKIIESLPQLGGQLSALYPEKYIYDVAGFPKVRAQELIDNLKEQMAKFEPTVCLEESVDTVERQEDGTFKLTTNKQEHISKTIIITAGNGAFQPRRLELETAAQYEGKNLHYFIDDLNKFAGKRVLVCGGGDSAVDWALMLEPIAEKVILTHRRDKFRAHEHSVENLFNSKVEIKTPYQPTQLIGDDEIKQVVLQEVKGDKEETIDVDAVIVNFGFVSSLGPIKDWGLEIEKNSIVVNSKMETNIKGIYAAGDICTYDGKVKLIACGFGEAPTAVNNAKAYYDPNAKLQPLHSSSMF; encoded by the coding sequence TTGACAGAAGATCAAAATGTATATGATATCACCATCATCGGTGGAGGCCCGTCAGGCTTATTCACCGCATTTTATGGCGGAATGCGTCAGGCAAAAGTAAAAATAATTGAAAGCTTACCTCAATTAGGTGGTCAATTATCTGCTTTATATCCAGAAAAATACATATATGATGTCGCAGGATTTCCCAAAGTGCGCGCTCAAGAATTAATTGATAACTTAAAAGAACAAATGGCAAAATTTGAACCAACTGTTTGTTTAGAGGAATCAGTTGATACTGTAGAAAGACAAGAAGACGGCACTTTTAAATTAACGACAAATAAACAAGAACATATTTCAAAGACTATTATTATAACCGCCGGAAATGGTGCATTCCAACCAAGACGCTTAGAGCTTGAAACGGCTGCTCAATATGAAGGAAAGAACCTACACTATTTTATTGATGATTTAAACAAGTTTGCTGGAAAACGCGTTCTTGTTTGTGGTGGTGGAGATTCTGCTGTTGACTGGGCACTTATGCTTGAGCCAATTGCTGAAAAAGTAATCCTTACTCATAGAAGAGATAAATTCCGTGCTCATGAGCACAGTGTTGAAAACTTATTTAATTCAAAGGTCGAAATCAAAACTCCTTATCAACCTACACAGCTTATTGGGGATGACGAGATCAAGCAAGTTGTTTTACAAGAGGTTAAAGGAGACAAAGAAGAAACGATTGATGTCGATGCAGTCATTGTTAACTTCGGTTTTGTTTCTTCACTTGGTCCAATTAAGGACTGGGGCTTAGAAATTGAGAAAAATTCTATTGTTGTTAATTCAAAAATGGAAACAAATATAAAGGGCATTTATGCTGCGGGTGATATTTGTACATATGATGGAAAAGTAAAATTAATTGCTTGCGGCTTTGGGGAAGCTCCTACTGCTGTAAACAACGCAAAAGCTTACTACGATCCTAATGCAAAACTACAACCTCTTCATAGTTCGAGTATGTTTTAA
- a CDS encoding HesB/IscA family protein, giving the protein MINMTEAAGYQIKDMMKEEGKELFLRVGVKGGGCSGLSYGIGFEEEKQEDDTLIEQHGIQILIDKESAPIINGVKIDFKQSMMGGGFTIDNPNAIAGCGCGSSFRTAANAGTPEDC; this is encoded by the coding sequence ATGATTAATATGACAGAAGCAGCTGGATATCAGATTAAAGATATGATGAAAGAAGAAGGTAAAGAGTTGTTTTTGCGAGTTGGTGTCAAAGGAGGAGGCTGTAGTGGGCTCTCTTATGGGATTGGATTCGAGGAAGAAAAGCAGGAAGATGATACGTTAATAGAACAACATGGTATCCAAATTTTGATCGACAAAGAAAGTGCTCCGATTATAAATGGTGTAAAGATTGACTTTAAACAATCGATGATGGGTGGCGGCTTCACCATTGACAATCCAAATGCAATTGCTGGATGTGGGTGTGGCTCTTCATTTAGAACAGCAGCCAATGCTGGGACACCTGAGGATTGCTAA
- the dapF gene encoding diaminopimelate epimerase: MERIPFTKMHGLGNNYIYIDAFKKELKEEILSDLAIKVSSVYTGIGSDGLILICPSDQAPVKMRIFNNDGSEGKNCGNGLRCVAKYAYENKLVEDTRFLIETLSGLVEATVEVDGGEVNMVTVNMGNPRLSREEIPMLGEPANQIVAEPFQVSGEAFLLTAVSMGNPHGIMYVENIDLAPVTTLGPVIEKDERFPESVNVEFVEVVNEKEIHFRVWERGSGVTQACGTGACAAVVASVLNGKTKRGVETTVHLAGGDLLITWAESGEVYMKGPAEVICKGEFLYKVLG, encoded by the coding sequence ATGGAACGAATTCCTTTTACGAAAATGCACGGATTAGGGAATAATTATATATATATTGATGCTTTTAAGAAGGAGCTAAAGGAAGAAATCTTATCTGATTTAGCTATAAAGGTTTCCTCTGTGTATACCGGAATTGGCTCTGATGGATTAATATTGATTTGTCCTTCAGATCAGGCGCCAGTTAAAATGCGCATCTTTAATAACGATGGATCTGAGGGGAAAAACTGTGGAAATGGCTTGCGTTGTGTGGCTAAGTACGCCTATGAAAATAAACTTGTTGAAGATACACGCTTCCTAATCGAGACTTTATCTGGACTTGTAGAAGCTACGGTAGAGGTAGATGGTGGCGAGGTAAATATGGTTACTGTGAATATGGGAAATCCTCGCTTATCTCGTGAAGAAATTCCCATGCTTGGAGAGCCAGCTAATCAAATCGTTGCTGAACCTTTTCAAGTTAGTGGGGAGGCTTTCCTCCTAACTGCTGTTTCAATGGGAAACCCGCATGGAATTATGTATGTAGAGAATATCGATTTGGCCCCAGTCACAACACTTGGTCCGGTCATTGAAAAAGATGAGCGCTTTCCTGAAAGCGTGAATGTCGAGTTCGTGGAGGTAGTAAATGAAAAAGAGATCCACTTTAGAGTATGGGAGAGAGGATCTGGTGTAACTCAGGCCTGTGGTACAGGCGCTTGTGCTGCTGTTGTGGCCTCGGTTCTTAATGGAAAAACAAAAAGAGGTGTTGAAACAACTGTTCATTTAGCTGGTGGAGACTTACTAATCACATGGGCAGAAAGCGGAGAAGTGTATATGAAAGGCCCAGCCGAGGTCATTTGCAAAGGTGAGTTTTTATATAAAGTACTTGGTTAA
- a CDS encoding DUF2225 domain-containing protein: MERNMEILFDKNVTCSACSHSYTTKKVRSRFVRALQSDSDFCSYYEDEENSPLLYYVSVCPNCGYSVSEEFSAHFPPQTLQSIKTSISSNWGHRDYGTKRTVKEAIDTYKLGIYSATLKNEKSIVLAGLYMRLVWILRKERDQEQELRFTNMAVKAYVQSYINEDFRSTDMTEIKLLYLIGDLYRRIGDDKQAGVYLSKVIQQQNETIEKRIVALAKDAWQEIREKQKA; this comes from the coding sequence TTGGAAAGAAACATGGAAATCTTGTTTGATAAAAATGTTACATGTTCTGCGTGTTCACACAGCTATACAACCAAAAAAGTTCGCTCCCGCTTTGTACGTGCTTTACAATCTGACTCCGACTTTTGTTCCTATTATGAGGATGAAGAAAACAGCCCCTTGTTGTATTATGTAAGTGTTTGTCCGAACTGCGGTTACTCTGTTTCTGAAGAATTCTCGGCACATTTCCCTCCACAAACGCTACAGTCCATTAAGACGTCAATTAGTTCAAATTGGGGACATCGGGATTATGGTACAAAACGGACGGTTAAAGAGGCAATTGATACGTACAAGCTTGGCATATATAGTGCTACTTTAAAAAATGAAAAGAGCATCGTTCTGGCAGGCTTATATATGAGATTAGTTTGGATCTTGAGAAAAGAACGTGATCAAGAACAAGAGCTCCGCTTTACTAATATGGCAGTTAAAGCGTATGTTCAATCTTATATAAATGAAGATTTCCGATCAACTGATATGACTGAAATTAAACTCTTATATTTAATCGGTGACCTTTACCGTAGAATTGGCGACGATAAGCAAGCAGGTGTTTATCTATCAAAAGTTATTCAGCAGCAGAATGAGACCATTGAAAAAAGGATTGTTGCTTTAGCAAAAGATGCCTGGCAGGAAATACGTGAAAAACAAAAAGCGTAA
- a CDS encoding YuzB family protein: MNPIIEFCISNLASGAQKAREILEKDPNFDIVEYGCLSYCGKCYSSLYALVNGDVVTGETPEELVENIYQHIEENPMF; encoded by the coding sequence TTGAACCCAATTATAGAATTTTGTATTAGTAATTTAGCAAGTGGGGCCCAGAAAGCTAGGGAAATACTAGAAAAGGACCCAAATTTTGATATTGTTGAATACGGCTGTTTATCATACTGTGGAAAATGTTATAGCTCCCTATATGCATTAGTAAATGGGGATGTAGTAACAGGAGAAACTCCTGAAGAATTAGTCGAAAACATTTATCAACACATAGAGGAAAATCCAATGTTTTAA
- a CDS encoding NAD(P)/FAD-dependent oxidoreductase, with protein MKQLVLLGGGYGNMRVLLRLLPNQLPEDIQITLIDRNPYHCLKTEYYALAAGTISDQHIRVTFPEHPRLSIKYGEVTNIDIENKRVYLNDQEAVSFDDLIIGLGCEDKYHNVPGADEFTYSIQTIDRSRSAYQALNNLGANSVVGIIGGGLSGVELASELSESRPDLRVKLFDRGKHILSMFPERLSNYVENWFHSHGVEVISSANITRVEDKTVYNHDEPVACDVIVWTAGIQPSKIVRDLEVEKDAQGRVVLTKQHNLPNNEHVYVVGDCASLPHAPSAQLAEGQAEQIVQVLLNRWNGEEPPAEFPPIKLKGVLGSLGKKQGFGLLADRPLMGRVPRLLKSGILWMYRYHKG; from the coding sequence ATGAAACAACTAGTCTTACTTGGAGGCGGTTATGGAAATATGCGGGTCCTACTCCGTTTATTGCCAAACCAGCTGCCAGAGGATATACAAATCACTTTAATTGACCGTAACCCCTACCACTGTCTCAAAACAGAATATTATGCTCTTGCTGCAGGGACAATTTCAGATCAGCATATCCGCGTTACATTCCCTGAACACCCTAGATTATCTATTAAATATGGCGAAGTAACAAATATTGATATAGAGAATAAACGAGTGTATCTTAATGATCAGGAAGCTGTTTCCTTTGATGATTTAATAATAGGTCTTGGTTGTGAAGATAAATACCACAACGTTCCTGGTGCAGATGAGTTCACGTATAGTATTCAAACCATTGATCGTTCAAGAAGTGCGTATCAGGCACTTAATAATCTTGGTGCTAATAGTGTAGTCGGTATTATTGGTGGAGGACTTAGTGGTGTAGAATTAGCTAGTGAACTTAGTGAAAGTAGACCTGATCTAAGAGTTAAGCTCTTTGATCGCGGAAAACATATATTATCTATGTTTCCTGAACGTTTAAGTAATTATGTTGAAAATTGGTTCCATTCTCATGGTGTGGAAGTAATTAGTTCAGCAAATATTACAAGAGTGGAAGATAAAACAGTCTATAATCATGATGAGCCTGTTGCATGTGATGTTATTGTTTGGACTGCTGGTATCCAGCCAAGTAAAATTGTTCGTGACTTAGAGGTTGAAAAGGATGCTCAAGGCCGTGTCGTTCTAACGAAACAACATAATCTACCAAATAATGAACATGTGTATGTAGTTGGAGATTGCGCAAGCCTCCCTCACGCTCCAAGTGCCCAACTAGCTGAAGGGCAAGCAGAGCAAATTGTCCAAGTCCTACTTAACCGTTGGAATGGCGAAGAACCTCCAGCCGAATTTCCACCGATTAAGCTTAAAGGAGTACTTGGGTCATTAGGAAAGAAACAAGGTTTTGGACTATTAGCAGATCGCCCGCTAATGGGAAGAGTTCCTAGACTATTAAAATCCGGTATTTTATGGATGTATCGTTATCATAAAGGATAA
- a CDS encoding YuzD family protein, with amino-acid sequence MSFESIEVCVYGAEVLCPSCVNLPSSRETYDWLQAAISRKYPEQPFTITYVDIHSPEGDQEKLQFAERVIEEDMFYPVVVIKGEVVGEGNPRLKTIYAELEKYGYQPK; translated from the coding sequence ATGTCATTTGAATCTATTGAAGTATGTGTGTATGGTGCTGAAGTATTATGTCCAAGCTGTGTGAATTTACCATCCTCAAGAGAGACGTATGATTGGTTACAGGCAGCAATTAGTCGGAAGTATCCAGAGCAGCCGTTTACGATTACTTATGTAGATATCCATAGTCCTGAAGGGGACCAAGAAAAACTACAGTTTGCGGAAAGAGTCATTGAAGAGGATATGTTTTATCCGGTTGTCGTGATCAAGGGTGAAGTGGTAGGAGAGGGGAATCCCAGGTTAAAAACAATTTATGCTGAGCTTGAGAAATATGGGTATCAGCCAAAATAA
- a CDS encoding NifU family protein: MMEIKDQVMEVLDKLRPFLLRDGGDVELVDVEEGIVKLRLLGACGSCPSSTITLKAGIERALLEEVPGVIEVEQVF; encoded by the coding sequence ATGATGGAAATTAAAGATCAAGTAATGGAAGTACTAGATAAACTACGTCCATTCCTACTTCGCGATGGTGGGGATGTTGAGTTAGTAGATGTTGAAGAAGGTATTGTAAAATTACGACTTTTAGGCGCATGTGGAAGCTGCCCAAGCTCAACTATCACTCTTAAAGCTGGTATCGAGCGTGCACTATTAGAAGAAGTACCTGGAGTTATAGAAGTAGAGCAGGTATTCTAA
- the yutH gene encoding spore coat putative kinase YutH, whose amino-acid sequence MNQHLQSLYNLNCNKSGIFRSYDTFKSRDSSYLLVPVSHLEGNEIEEMAQLGDYFLHKGDQQIAGIVKNKRGEVVSKAEDSLFVLLKCPYEIDTRQRQHTVGLELAKFHRRGKRIPFPVQSLVRIGQWKTLWEKRLDQLEQFWAMKVKSQPNGQFEKLFAESFPYYVGVTENAIQYLVDTELDEQPTEVDGGTVCHHRFFSSCWDFSQYMRLPTDWVYDHPSRDLVEWVRSSYWNNHRTMESLHAFVNDYESINPLSPFSWRLFYSRLLFPVHYFECIEGYYKSDNEEEQANRLHELQDMLNKTDDYENYLKDVHFYISYRTRKRDLPKLHWIG is encoded by the coding sequence ATGAATCAACACTTGCAAAGTCTATATAACCTCAATTGTAATAAGTCCGGGATATTTCGATCCTATGATACGTTTAAAAGTCGAGATTCAAGCTATTTACTTGTTCCAGTTTCCCATTTAGAAGGAAATGAAATTGAAGAAATGGCCCAGTTAGGCGATTATTTTCTTCACAAGGGAGACCAACAAATAGCTGGAATTGTTAAAAATAAACGTGGTGAAGTTGTTAGTAAGGCAGAAGATTCATTATTTGTGTTATTAAAATGTCCGTATGAAATAGACACTAGACAACGACAGCATACCGTTGGATTGGAGTTAGCGAAATTTCATAGGAGAGGTAAAAGAATTCCCTTTCCTGTACAAAGTCTTGTTAGAATTGGACAATGGAAAACACTTTGGGAAAAAAGACTTGATCAGCTGGAACAGTTTTGGGCGATGAAGGTAAAAAGTCAGCCGAATGGCCAATTTGAAAAGTTGTTTGCAGAGTCTTTTCCTTACTATGTAGGAGTAACGGAAAATGCTATTCAATACTTAGTTGACACTGAGTTAGATGAACAACCTACAGAAGTCGATGGTGGAACAGTATGTCATCACAGATTTTTTTCAAGTTGTTGGGATTTTTCTCAGTACATGAGATTACCTACCGATTGGGTATACGATCATCCAAGTCGTGATCTAGTAGAATGGGTCAGGTCATCTTATTGGAATAACCATCGAACAATGGAATCTTTGCATGCGTTCGTAAATGACTATGAATCGATTAATCCGCTTTCTCCTTTTTCTTGGCGCTTATTTTATTCGCGGTTACTTTTCCCTGTTCATTACTTTGAATGCATTGAGGGCTATTATAAGTCTGATAACGAGGAAGAACAAGCCAATCGTCTTCATGAGCTACAGGATATGTTAAACAAAACTGATGACTATGAGAACTATCTTAAGGATGTCCATTTTTATATAAGCTATCGTACCAGAAAACGTGATCTGCCTAAGCTACATTGGATTGGATAA
- a CDS encoding phosphatidylglycerophosphatase A yields the protein MENSKRSKLEETARQWLKDRGVTVEDIGDLVYFLQVKYHPDLTKERCIHNVEKVLSKREVQNAILTGIQLDRLAEKKQLEAPLQQAIEIDEGLYGIDEIIALSIVNIYGSIGFTNFGYIDKQKPGILQRLNDKSSGECHTFLDDIVGAIAAAASSRLAHSAAAKAEEGNQ from the coding sequence ATGGAAAATTCCAAGAGATCAAAACTGGAAGAAACAGCAAGACAATGGTTAAAGGACCGCGGTGTAACTGTAGAGGATATTGGTGATCTTGTATATTTCTTACAAGTTAAGTATCATCCAGATCTGACAAAAGAGAGATGTATCCATAATGTAGAAAAGGTCCTATCGAAGCGCGAAGTTCAAAATGCCATTTTAACAGGCATCCAGCTTGATCGCCTCGCTGAGAAGAAGCAGCTTGAGGCTCCGTTACAGCAAGCCATTGAAATTGACGAAGGTCTGTACGGAATTGATGAAATCATTGCATTATCAATTGTGAACATATATGGATCTATTGGGTTTACAAACTTTGGTTATATTGACAAGCAAAAACCAGGTATCCTTCAACGTCTAAATGATAAATCGTCTGGAGAGTGTCATACCTTCTTAGATGATATTGTCGGAGCTATTGCCGCTGCAGCTTCAAGTAGACTTGCCCATAGTGCTGCCGCTAAGGCTGAAGAAGGAAACCAGTGA
- a CDS encoding TIGR01457 family HAD-type hydrolase yields the protein MKKYEGYLIDLDGTMYRGKERILEACHFVQALHKKGIPYLFVTNNSSAAPSQVAEKLRKFEIPAEDHQVFTTSQATANYIYDQKSDASVYIVGEEGIRQAILERGLTLQEQNPDYVVMGIDRGINYEKLALACLAVRNGATFISTNGDIAIPTERGLLPGNGSLTSVVAVSTEVQPIFIGKPERIIMEQALKAIGTDPNHTLMIGDNYRTDILAGINAGLDTLLVHTGVTTKEHLESIEKQPTYVINSLEEWIEKI from the coding sequence ATGAAGAAGTATGAAGGATACTTAATTGATTTAGATGGAACGATGTATCGAGGGAAAGAACGAATTCTTGAGGCATGTCATTTTGTACAAGCTTTACATAAAAAAGGAATTCCTTACTTATTTGTTACAAATAATTCATCTGCTGCCCCAAGTCAGGTGGCTGAGAAGCTTAGAAAGTTTGAAATACCAGCCGAGGATCATCAGGTGTTTACAACGAGCCAAGCAACAGCAAATTATATTTATGATCAAAAATCAGATGCATCTGTTTACATTGTGGGAGAAGAAGGAATTCGTCAAGCCATTTTAGAAAGGGGTTTAACTCTTCAAGAGCAAAATCCTGACTATGTAGTGATGGGAATTGACCGGGGTATCAATTATGAAAAATTAGCCCTTGCTTGCTTAGCAGTTCGAAATGGAGCAACCTTTATTTCTACAAACGGAGATATTGCGATTCCAACAGAGCGGGGTCTTTTACCAGGAAATGGATCTCTCACTTCAGTAGTAGCGGTTTCAACTGAAGTCCAACCAATTTTTATTGGAAAACCTGAAAGAATAATTATGGAACAAGCATTAAAGGCAATTGGAACAGATCCTAATCATACCTTAATGATTGGTGATAACTATCGTACAGATATTTTAGCCGGGATAAATGCAGGTCTTGATACTTTATTAGTTCATACAGGAGTTACTACAAAGGAGCATTTAGAAAGCATTGAGAAGCAGCCTACCTATGTGATAAACTCTTTGGAAGAATGGATTGAAAAAATATAG
- the hepT gene encoding type VII toxin-antitoxin system HepT family RNase toxin, whose product MYFIDRDKMELTLSYLEKLTITYENHSEWQDELYKLSLERILHLMIESVLDVGNAMIDGFIMRDPGSYEDIIDILEDESVVTKEEAISLKEIIAFRKVLVQEYIAVDHSKLVQIMNEELHTIKKFPSSIRTYLENELGPVSAFKS is encoded by the coding sequence ATGTATTTTATTGATCGTGATAAAATGGAATTAACACTTAGCTACTTAGAAAAGTTAACAATCACCTACGAAAACCACTCTGAGTGGCAGGATGAATTATATAAGCTTTCCTTAGAGAGAATTCTACATTTAATGATAGAGTCAGTTCTGGATGTGGGTAATGCCATGATAGATGGCTTTATTATGAGAGACCCGGGAAGCTACGAGGACATTATTGATATCCTAGAGGACGAGTCTGTCGTTACTAAGGAAGAGGCAATTTCTCTAAAAGAAATTATTGCTTTCCGTAAGGTACTTGTTCAGGAATATATTGCCGTTGATCATTCAAAATTAGTCCAGATCATGAATGAGGAGCTTCATACAATCAAAAAATTCCCTTCCTCAATAAGAACTTACTTAGAAAATGAGTTAGGGCCAGTAAGTGCGTTTAAAAGCTAA
- a CDS encoding EAL domain-containing protein, with translation MHLRPWDSYKKVIQKWGKIVLPQKLLRFYPPSFIIRDTIVEGVDKCFQQGHQAAVIVFNHANLDELIQTSDIYDVKMYKSILKEEFLQAARNVFPDHSIVSLHKHLNNGHALIIKVEHDKDRFFEIETLMNEILSKVLVKLSNEYKEVVFMFETGYMFIEQKESSTREAILKAYQQANSMAEKKTFSQYNELRFEMNRIIHQKDLRLMAQPIFDVATNKTTASEILTRGPVGTDLENPLQLFAVARQLNLLFDLEIIVLEKAFEQIIKFEREHQIFINFTPITLSNPGFIKVVNRMLLKYRNVNPYQVIFEITERDSIEGFKHFSENIKSLRKMGFRIAIDDTGAGYSSLHTISEVLPDIIKIDRSVIQDIDTNTVKESMLRGLLLIAKETGSIVVAEGIEKEGEASVLSRNNVDLAQGYFYARPAMMPSLVSTL, from the coding sequence ATGCATTTAAGACCTTGGGATTCATACAAGAAGGTTATACAAAAATGGGGTAAAATAGTCCTGCCACAAAAGCTTCTTCGTTTTTATCCACCTTCCTTTATCATTCGAGATACGATTGTAGAGGGTGTGGATAAGTGTTTTCAACAGGGGCACCAAGCGGCTGTCATTGTTTTTAATCACGCTAATTTAGATGAGTTAATTCAAACATCTGATATTTATGATGTGAAAATGTATAAATCGATTTTAAAAGAAGAATTTCTGCAAGCAGCAAGAAACGTATTTCCGGATCACAGTATTGTAAGCTTACATAAACATCTAAATAATGGCCATGCCTTAATCATTAAGGTTGAGCATGACAAGGATCGGTTTTTTGAGATTGAAACGCTTATGAATGAAATATTAAGTAAGGTATTGGTAAAACTATCGAATGAGTATAAAGAAGTTGTCTTCATGTTTGAAACAGGCTATATGTTTATTGAACAGAAGGAATCTTCCACAAGAGAAGCAATATTGAAGGCCTATCAGCAAGCTAATTCGATGGCAGAGAAGAAGACCTTCTCCCAATATAATGAGCTGAGATTTGAAATGAATCGAATTATTCATCAAAAGGATCTTAGGTTGATGGCACAGCCGATCTTTGACGTTGCGACTAATAAGACGACTGCTTCCGAAATCCTAACACGAGGACCGGTAGGAACAGACCTAGAAAATCCTCTGCAATTGTTTGCGGTAGCAAGACAGTTAAATCTTCTTTTTGACCTTGAAATCATCGTGCTTGAAAAAGCCTTTGAACAAATTATAAAGTTTGAACGCGAGCATCAAATTTTTATTAACTTTACACCTATAACTTTAAGTAATCCTGGGTTTATAAAGGTAGTAAATAGAATGCTTTTGAAGTATAGAAATGTGAATCCTTATCAAGTAATATTTGAGATTACAGAGCGAGATTCGATAGAAGGCTTTAAGCACTTTAGTGAAAATATCAAATCATTAAGAAAAATGGGTTTTCGAATCGCAATAGACGATACTGGTGCTGGTTATTCTAGCCTGCATACTATTAGTGAAGTATTACCAGATATTATCAAGATTGATCGTTCAGTCATTCAGGACATTGACACCAATACGGTTAAGGAATCTATGTTACGAGGTCTTTTGTTAATAGCTAAAGAAACGGGATCTATTGTGGTTGCTGAAGGTATAGAAAAAGAGGGGGAAGCTTCTGTTCTCTCTCGGAATAATGTGGACTTGGCACAAGGATATTTCTATGCTAGACCGGCAATGATGCCAAGTTTAGTGTCTACTTTATAG
- a CDS encoding SAV0927 family protein translates to MMERMFLYDDTVQTRTRFVSFMGENHRFDLAVIMSDRYYGKHLVLDIQSSRFAIIGADDLDEPGYIEHAYNLNEEDAEELRSFLYEIVS, encoded by the coding sequence ATTATGGAACGGATGTTTTTATATGATGATACCGTACAAACTAGAACAAGATTTGTTAGCTTTATGGGGGAAAATCATCGATTTGATTTAGCAGTTATTATGTCAGATCGTTACTATGGGAAGCACCTAGTACTTGATATTCAAAGCTCTCGTTTTGCTATTATTGGGGCCGATGATTTAGACGAGCCTGGTTATATAGAGCATGCCTATAACCTAAATGAAGAAGATGCTGAGGAGTTACGTTCATTTTTATATGAAATCGTTTCTTAA
- a CDS encoding cytosolic protein, giving the protein MENNKDRDMYRDFSNVETMRMYTVPNHMPEGPYGCPIGADEPVGNKQQTPWSDRQRPYSAFNYEFKNLHQDIPRQDPGSHPVHADSDVNEEMPYTTHEVSHKK; this is encoded by the coding sequence ATGGAAAACAATAAAGACAGAGACATGTATAGAGATTTTTCCAATGTTGAAACCATGCGGATGTACACTGTCCCAAATCATATGCCAGAAGGACCTTATGGCTGTCCCATTGGTGCTGATGAACCAGTTGGGAATAAACAGCAGACTCCTTGGTCAGACAGACAAAGACCATACAGTGCCTTTAATTATGAGTTTAAAAACCTTCATCAGGATATTCCAAGACAAGACCCTGGTTCACACCCAGTTCATGCTGATTCAGATGTTAATGAAGAAATGCCTTATACAACACATGAAGTAAGTCATAAAAAATAG
- a CDS encoding YutD-like domain-containing protein: MIEINNVSFEIIEDYREGFNEEAFRNRYSEILNRYDFIVGDWGYNQLRLRGFFDDQNQKATYDTKISTLREYLYEYCNFGCAYFVLRKVKK; encoded by the coding sequence GTGATTGAGATAAATAATGTTAGCTTTGAAATCATTGAGGACTATCGTGAAGGCTTTAATGAGGAAGCATTTCGTAATAGATATAGTGAAATTTTAAATAGGTACGATTTTATTGTAGGGGACTGGGGATATAATCAATTAAGACTTAGAGGCTTTTTTGATGATCAAAACCAAAAAGCAACCTATGATACCAAAATTAGTACATTGAGAGAGTATCTGTATGAGTACTGTAATTTTGGTTGTGCTTATTTTGTACTTAGAAAAGTAAAAAAATAG